In Fluviicola taffensis DSM 16823, the following are encoded in one genomic region:
- a CDS encoding DUF4325 domain-containing protein codes for MEIKYKINIAKDFSPYPAGRYRTEGKTSGEVFLYDHLMAKLTAAIYENVLLEVDLTGMNGYPSSFISGSFGKFSYELGKLIGKKEASNLLLKHISFVCSDSNAKIKAFQDEINNPITKK; via the coding sequence ATGGAAATTAAATACAAAATAAACATAGCAAAGGATTTTTCACCGTATCCTGCTGGTCGTTATAGAACTGAGGGAAAAACATCGGGTGAAGTATTTCTATACGACCATTTGATGGCAAAACTTACAGCAGCTATTTATGAAAATGTTTTATTAGAAGTAGACTTGACAGGTATGAATGGCTACCCATCCTCCTTTATATCAGGTTCGTTTGGAAAATTTTCATATGAGCTTGGTAAACTAATTGGTAAAAAAGAAGCTTCAAATTTATTGTTAAAACATATTTCTTTCGTTTGCAGTGATAGTAATGCTAAGATAAAAGCATTTCAAGA